The window GATCGTTTAGTTCCGAAAACCCGTTGCCTATCTCTCTTCCGGCTATAAAAAGCTCGAACCTTTCAGTCACCGAACCGTCTTTATCGTTTCGCCTAGCAAGCGGGGAGCTTTCTACCGGATAATCTGTAATAAAAGTAGGATTCATAAGTTTAGGCTCTACCGTTTCGTCGAATAGAATAGTTAATAATTCTCCAAGACTGTCCGTTTTGCTTATACCTGGGGTGTTTCTCTTCGTTAAAATATCGAAAACTTTTTCTACGGTATCTATTTCTTCGGGTTTAAACCCGCCTATGTCTACTAAACTATCTTTAAGTTTAATTTTTTTAAAAGGCGGCTTAAAATTCAATTTTTCCGTTCCATAATCTATTTCGTAATTGCCGCAAATTTTTAACGCCAGTTCCGACATCATTTTTTCGACGAATTCCATAAGAGAATTATTTTCGGAATAAGCCGTATAAAATTCCAGCATCGTAAACTCCGGATTATGCCGGACGGATATTCCTTCGTTCCTGAAATTTCTGCCTATTTCGTAAACGCGGTCGAATCCTCCTACTACTATCCTTTTTAAGTATAATTCCGGCGCTATTCTCATATAAAGTTCTAAATTAAGAGCATTATGATGGGTTTTAAAAGGTCTTGCGGTGGCTCCGCCAGGATTAGCTTGCATCATGGGAGTTTCTACTTCGAGAAAATCGTTCGCGTCTAAAAAAGATCTGAAAAACCTTATGGTTTCGGCTCTTTTCTTAAAAATTTCCCTGACTTCCCGACTTGCTATTAAATCTACGTATCTTTTTCTAAAGCGGACTTCGATATCTTTGAGTCCGTGCCATTTTTCGGGAAGAGGGAGTAAAGACTTCGTTAAAATATGAATACTTTCTACTTTGATAGTAAGTTCGTCGGTTTTCGTCCTGAAAAGATGTCCTTTGACGCCGCAAATATCACCGGAATCGATATAATCTTTAAACAGCTCGAAATCATTTTCCGGTATCCCGTCTTTCTGAATATAGCACTGGATTTCTCCAAAGCCGTCCCTTATCCTAAAAAAAGCCGCCTTGCCAAAACTTCTTATAATAATTATCCTGCCTGCGGTTTCTACTTCTGCCCTGTTGCTTTCAAAAAAATCTTTATCGTTGCCGCCGAATTTTTCTATTATATTCTTTATATTTTCCTTCTTTTTAAAATCGTTTGAAAAAGGATTTATTCCTTTTTCTCTTAATTTATTTAATTTATCCAAGCGATTATTTTCCAAAATATTTAATTCCTGTTCCATTATATATCTCCTTTGTCAATTTTTCCCATTCATAAATTGATAAACGAAGGGATTGCTTCACTATCGTTTACAATGACTAATACGCGCAGAATTGAATTCTGGCTTTCCATTTTGATACAGTGCCAGAATTGAATTCTGGCTTTCCATTTTGTGACGGTGCCAGAATTGAATTCTGGCACCGTAATATTATGCTCTTACGCCCAACAGATATGCGCTTATAAATTCGTCGATGTCGCCGTCAAATACACTTTTATCGTCGTATATGGTGACCCCAGTCCTGTGGTCTTTAATGACTCTGTTTGGGTTGAGGGTATAAGACCTTATCTGCGAACCCCAAGATATCTCTTTTTTTGTTTTGTTTACCTTATCTTCTTCCTCTTCCTGCTTTTTTTTGTAATAGTCGTAAAGTCTTGCCCTTAAGAGTTTATATGCCGAATCTTTGTTTTTATGCTGAGACCTTTCGTTTTGACAAGCTACTACTATGCCTGTCGGGATATGTGTCAGCCTGACGGCTGAATCGGTAGTATTGACGTGCTGTCCGCCTGCTCCGCTGGAACGGTAAGTGTCTATTTTAACGTCTTTTTCGTCTATAACTACGTCGATAGAATCGTCTATCTCGGGATAAACGAATACGGAAGCAAAAGACGTATGCCTTCTTTTATTTGCATCGAAAGGAGAAATCCTTACTAATCTGTGAACGCCGCTTTCCGCCTTAAGATAACCGTAGGCATATTTACCGTGGACGGTAAAAGTAACGCTTTTTACTCCAGCTTCTTCGCCTGCATTAAACTCCATTATTGCCGTTTTAAATTTTCTGCGCTCCGCCCACCTTAGATACATTCTTAAAAGCATATTTGCAAAATCCATGGATTCGGTACCGCCAGAACCTGCATGAATTTCCACTATAGCATCTAGTTTGTCGTCTTTTCCGGAAAGAGTAGTATCCATTTCTAAAGAGGATACGCTTTTTTCTAAAGATTTTACGCCGGCGAAAATTTCTTCTAGCATTTTTTCGTCATTTTCTTCTATAGAAATATCGTATAGGTCTTTTATGTTTTTAAACTCTTCGTAAACGGAATAAAAAGTTTTAATCTTATTTTCAATAGCCGATTTTTCTATCAATATTTCCTTAGAATAGCTTATATCTTTATAAAAATCTTCTTTTGAAGAAATTTCTTCTATCTCTTTTAGTCTTTTTTCGGAAATATCTACTTCAAAGCGCCCTCCGCAGTTTTTCTAATTTTTCTTCGAGGGTTTTCAGGCTTCTTTCCAAAAAACTTACGTTAAAAAGCGAATCGCTCTGTGCTGAAGCTATAGACATTTAAAAAACCTCCGGATAAATATATCTTTTTAAATTTAACTTTATTTTTCTCTATAAATATTTAATGCAGGAAACAGTTTTAATATAAAAATATATAACATTGAAATTATAAAAACAAAATCCGATATATATGCAAATATATTACCATATAATGCAAAAAAAGTCTTTCTATTAATTAATTTAACGTAACCTATCATATAAGTACGCTTAAATATCGCGGTTTCATCTAAAATTTTACCGACCGGCGATATTATTCCGCTTATGCCCGTATTTCCGGCGCGGGCAATAAACCTTTCATTTTCTACCGCAGGAAAAACGGTCATAGACATATCCTGATAAGGAGCCGATGTTTTGCCGTACCATGCATCGTCCGTAATACTCACGAAAAGATTTGCGCCTTTTTTTGGAAAATGCCTTACAAGTCCGTCAAAATAAGCTTCATAGCATATCATGGAACCTATTTTTAATTTGCCGTTTTTTAAAATCCTGAACTTTTTGCCCGCCGTAAAGTTTCCTATACCCGCTCCCTTTAAAATATGCGCGAGAAAAGGCAGCTGTTTCTTTAACGGTATATATTCTCCGAAAGGGACTAAATGATGTTTATCGTAATAATAATACCTTCCTTTGTCGGTAAACATATAGTCCCTGTTATAATAATGGTACTTAAAATTAAAAAATTTAAATCCTATAGCGCCAAAAACCATATCTATTTTATGCTTTTCGGTAAATCTCATAACCTTGTTCCAGTAAAAAGGATAAACCGATATAATATACGGGAGAGCAGTTTCAGGCCATATAACCAGCTTAGGTTTATATTTTAAAGACTGCTTGGTCAATTTAAGATATATATGCGTCGTTCTTTTTTTAGTAATTTTCCATTTTTGGAACATACCTATATTTCCTTGAATAAGGGCGACCCTTAAAGGTTTTTTATGTTTAACGAGTTTATTTATCGAATATATATTGTAATAACCGTATAATATAACTAAAATAAAAACCGATATAACAAAAAAAAGCTCAAATAATGCCTGTTTTTTTGAAAACCTGTTTTTTTGAAAAATAAAACTGAATATTGAATAATTAATCAGAACTATTATAAAAGATAATCCGAAAACGCCGATAATATTGGAAATTTGTATAAAAGGAATATTTAAATACTGCGAGTATCCCAAGTTTTCCCATGGAAAACCCGTTAAAAGCTTAGATTTCAAAAACTCGAAAAAAACCCAGTTTGAAGGTATTAGAATAAAGCTTAATTTCTTATATCGGTTTAATATAATCTTTGAAAAACCGGCAAACAGAGCTACGTAAAGAGCAAGATACGAAGCAAGAAGAATAAGCGCAAAAACCGCTATATAGTAAGGAAGGTCGCCGAATTTACTTACGGTGTAAACTATCCAGTAAAGTATAATTACGTATGAAATTATACCTGCAATAAAACCGTATAAGAAAGATTCTTTAAAACCCTTAGATTTATGTACGGCGTATAAAAGAGGGATTAATGCAATCCATGCAAGAAATTCAAGGTTAAAAACAGGAAATAAAAGGGCTGTTATAACGCCGGACAAACCAGCTAAGCATAGATTTTTTATTTTATCGTTCGTTAATATTGTCTTCATTATTATGACCCTCTTTTAGATGATTCCCATAACTCGTCCAAGCTTGCGGCATCTAATTCCGAAAGCGGTTTTGCAGCTTTTTCCTCAATATATCCGAATCTTTTTATAAATTTATCCGTGGATTTATTTAAAGCCGAACAGGGATGTATATCTAAAAGCCTTCCCATATTTACTATTGAAAATAGAATATCGCCGTATTCTTCGGTTATTTTATTTTTATTTCCGTCTTTATCCGTATTCAAGTTATTACCCAGTTCCTCTTTAAATTCTTCTATTTCTTCATATACTTTTTTTAAAGCCTCTTCGGCGTCCGCAAAATCTAAACCCTGCCTCTTAGCTTTTTCCTGAACCATATATGCCCTGTGCAGAGACGGCATGGATTCAGAAATATATACAGACGGTTTTTTCGGAACGTCCGGTTTATTTTTCGATTTTTCCTTCTTTTCTTCCCCTTTAATCCTTTCCCAATTTCTAAGGATAGCGTCTTCAAGGCATTCGCCTTCTTTCAAAGAAAAATTTTCGTCGAAAACGTGAGGATGTCTTCTTATAAGTTTTTTGTTTACCGTCTCTATAACGTCGTTTATAGAAAACTCTTTTTTATCTGCATATATGTCCGATAAAAAAACAACTTGAAGAAGAAGGTCGCCGAGTTCTTCCATTATTTCGATTTTATCGCCGGAGCCTATAGCCTCTACTACTTCGTAAGCTTCTTCTATAATATACGGTTTTAAGGTTTCTTCAGTCTGCTTCCTATCCCATGGACAGCCGGTTTCCGACCTTAATTTTTTAACTATTTCTATAAGCTCGTTGAGTTTATAGGTTTTTTGCTTTTCTTTTGCAGACATTATTCTCCTTATTTAAAATTTTTACAATTATTAAAAATAAAACAGCTTAAATATAAGCACGGTAATTAAAATTCCTATAATGCTTCCGGTTAAAACCTCTATTTTAGTATGAATTCCGCTGCTAATTCTGGAAAGAGCTATCGTTAGCGCAAGAATAAACGTAAGCAGGGAAACTACAGGATTTAAAGTCAAAAAAGATACTATAAGCCATATAGAAAAGGCTATAGCGGCATGGCCGCTCGGAAAACCTCCCCTTAAGGGTGTGCCTTTATTAAACATAGCCTTTATTATTATAATTCCTACAAAAACAATCGATATAATTATTACGGATATATCGGAACCTTCGGTTTTAATCATATTTATCGTATAGTATATCAAATAATAAAGGTATTTGGAAAAAATTATGTATCCGACTACGAACGAACCGAAGGCGGATAAAAGAACCGCGCCGGCGGCTAAATTTTTAACG is drawn from Candidatus Acidulodesulfobacterium acidiphilum and contains these coding sequences:
- a CDS encoding peptide chain release factor 2 (programmed frameshift); this encodes MSIASAQSDSLFNVSFLERSLKTLEEKLEKLRGRFEVDISEKRLKEIEEISSKEDFYKDISYSKEILIEKSAIENKIKTFYSVYEEFKNIKDLYDISIEENDEKMLEEIFAGVKSLEKSVSSLEMDTTLSGKDDKLDAIVEIHAGSGGTESMDFANMLLRMYLRWAERRKFKTAIMEFNAGEEAGVKSVTFTVHGKYAYGYLKAESGVHRLVRISPFDANKRRHTSFASVFVYPEIDDSIDVVIDEKDVKIDTYRSSGAGGQHVNTTDSAVRLTHIPTGIVVACQNERSQHKNKDSAYKLLRARLYDYYKKKQEEEEDKVNKTKKEISWGSQIRSYTLNPNRVIKDHRTGVTIYDDKSVFDGDIDEFISAYLLGVRA
- a CDS encoding nucleoside triphosphate pyrophosphohydrolase produces the protein MSAKEKQKTYKLNELIEIVKKLRSETGCPWDRKQTEETLKPYIIEEAYEVVEAIGSGDKIEIMEELGDLLLQVVFLSDIYADKKEFSINDVIETVNKKLIRRHPHVFDENFSLKEGECLEDAILRNWERIKGEEKKEKSKNKPDVPKKPSVYISESMPSLHRAYMVQEKAKRQGLDFADAEEALKKVYEEIEEFKEELGNNLNTDKDGNKNKITEEYGDILFSIVNMGRLLDIHPCSALNKSTDKFIKRFGYIEEKAAKPLSELDAASLDELWESSKRGS
- the lnt gene encoding apolipoprotein N-acyltransferase, with the protein product MKTILTNDKIKNLCLAGLSGVITALLFPVFNLEFLAWIALIPLLYAVHKSKGFKESFLYGFIAGIISYVIILYWIVYTVSKFGDLPYYIAVFALILLASYLALYVALFAGFSKIILNRYKKLSFILIPSNWVFFEFLKSKLLTGFPWENLGYSQYLNIPFIQISNIIGVFGLSFIIVLINYSIFSFIFQKNRFSKKQALFELFFVISVFILVILYGYYNIYSINKLVKHKKPLRVALIQGNIGMFQKWKITKKRTTHIYLKLTKQSLKYKPKLVIWPETALPYIISVYPFYWNKVMRFTEKHKIDMVFGAIGFKFFNFKYHYYNRDYMFTDKGRYYYYDKHHLVPFGEYIPLKKQLPFLAHILKGAGIGNFTAGKKFRILKNGKLKIGSMICYEAYFDGLVRHFPKKGANLFVSITDDAWYGKTSAPYQDMSMTVFPAVENERFIARAGNTGISGIISPVGKILDETAIFKRTYMIGYVKLINRKTFFALYGNIFAYISDFVFIISMLYIFILKLFPALNIYREK
- a CDS encoding phosphatase PAP2 family protein, coding for MKKTTQSRLESFNAAIEGIILATKTEKNMKIHFSVALAAIILALFLKVSKIDILFVLVSVFFVLFAETLNTSIEYLADFISKEHSEEIAAVKNLAAGAVLLSAFGSFVVGYIIFSKYLYYLIYYTINMIKTEGSDISVIIISIVFVGIIIIKAMFNKGTPLRGGFPSGHAAIAFSIWLIVSFLTLNPVVSLLTFILALTIALSRISSGIHTKIEVLTGSIIGILITVLIFKLFYF
- the lysS gene encoding lysine--tRNA ligase gives rise to the protein MEQELNILENNRLDKLNKLREKGINPFSNDFKKKENIKNIIEKFGGNDKDFFESNRAEVETAGRIIIIRSFGKAAFFRIRDGFGEIQCYIQKDGIPENDFELFKDYIDSGDICGVKGHLFRTKTDELTIKVESIHILTKSLLPLPEKWHGLKDIEVRFRKRYVDLIASREVREIFKKRAETIRFFRSFLDANDFLEVETPMMQANPGGATARPFKTHHNALNLELYMRIAPELYLKRIVVGGFDRVYEIGRNFRNEGISVRHNPEFTMLEFYTAYSENNSLMEFVEKMMSELALKICGNYEIDYGTEKLNFKPPFKKIKLKDSLVDIGGFKPEEIDTVEKVFDILTKRNTPGISKTDSLGELLTILFDETVEPKLMNPTFITDYPVESSPLARRNDKDGSVTERFELFIAGREIGNGFSELNDPLDQEERFKMQVEIKIKEGLPAEMDDDYIEALKQGLPPTAGCGIGIDRVVMLLTNSSSIRDVILFPLLKPVK